A DNA window from Sporosarcina sp. ANT_H38 contains the following coding sequences:
- a CDS encoding sugar ABC transporter substrate-binding protein, whose amino-acid sequence MRRIGFFLLLLLLGALIVGCSASDTDTGTEKEETGGEKPAEEVVGETEKEAGLSGEITVWAHPFTGDQETEGAMWKEVIASYEEQTGVKVNFEQIPWANRDQKVLTALAANNGPDVFYVIPDQMPQYADAGMLLALDPYLEGFDIDDFVDTALVSTTWKDELYGLPILQEAYTYLYNADVIKAIGEDPAKLPATWEEFEKWAEKAKDKGFYATSFQGGGSMNGTLYPFLWQAGGEVITADNDVLINNEAGVEAFEFINKMYKEGWIPKDSITALEHDALWESGKMLAVQGSGISVSRMLSQNLFEFVIAPPMKNKEQLTYGTTGMFVAPINTDNPAAAAEFIKVVTSSDNQKKFNTVTQYIPTRESAKDIFGEQKYLAQLADYTQFALPGVIHPEGRTIMPLIQAELQTMMEGKKTPKEAADAAAKAIEGKIGK is encoded by the coding sequence ATGAGAAGAATTGGATTTTTTCTATTACTACTTTTACTTGGGGCTTTAATTGTGGGATGTAGCGCAAGTGACACTGATACTGGCACAGAAAAAGAAGAAACTGGTGGAGAAAAACCAGCAGAAGAAGTAGTAGGAGAAACTGAAAAAGAAGCGGGACTCTCTGGAGAAATAACAGTTTGGGCACATCCATTTACAGGTGATCAAGAAACTGAAGGAGCGATGTGGAAAGAGGTTATTGCTTCTTATGAAGAGCAAACTGGGGTAAAAGTCAACTTCGAACAAATACCATGGGCTAATCGTGACCAAAAAGTACTTACAGCTCTAGCGGCAAACAATGGACCCGATGTGTTTTACGTAATACCAGATCAGATGCCACAATACGCAGACGCGGGTATGTTACTAGCACTAGATCCCTATTTAGAAGGCTTTGATATTGATGATTTTGTAGATACAGCGTTAGTTTCTACAACATGGAAAGATGAGTTGTATGGACTACCAATCTTACAAGAAGCGTACACGTATTTATATAATGCCGATGTAATCAAAGCAATTGGTGAAGATCCTGCAAAATTACCTGCAACATGGGAAGAGTTTGAGAAATGGGCTGAAAAAGCAAAGGATAAGGGCTTTTATGCAACAAGTTTCCAAGGTGGAGGATCAATGAATGGAACATTATATCCATTCCTATGGCAAGCAGGCGGAGAAGTTATTACGGCAGATAATGACGTATTAATTAATAACGAAGCAGGAGTAGAAGCATTTGAATTTATTAACAAGATGTATAAAGAAGGCTGGATCCCGAAAGATTCAATTACTGCATTAGAACATGATGCGCTATGGGAAAGCGGAAAAATGTTAGCAGTTCAAGGTTCAGGTATTTCAGTAAGCCGTATGCTAAGTCAAAATCTTTTTGAATTCGTTATTGCGCCACCAATGAAAAACAAAGAGCAACTAACGTATGGGACAACAGGGATGTTTGTAGCCCCAATTAACACGGATAACCCTGCGGCAGCAGCAGAATTCATCAAAGTAGTAACGAGTTCGGATAATCAGAAGAAGTTTAATACAGTCACACAGTATATACCTACTCGAGAATCTGCAAAAGATATCTTTGGAGAGCAAAAATATTTGGCACAGTTAGCGGATTACACTCAATTTGCATTACCGGGAGTTATCCATCCAGAGGGACGCACAATCATGCCGTTAATTCAAGCTGAACTTCAAACAATGATGGAAGGAAAGAAAACACCAAAAGAAGCAGCAGATGCCGCTGCAAAAGCGATTGAAGGCAAGATAGGCAAATAA
- a CDS encoding carbohydrate ABC transporter permease translates to MSKAVTSKKSKLPLGERVKREWNRNAIVYIFLIPVLVHFIIFQIYPFALSFYLTFMDWKVIGDPEFVGLKHWKYFLTDTLAWKAIWNTVKFSVYYIVPTMALGLLLALIINSGVKSAGFFKGIFFLPVVTSFVIIAGIWGWLFRGTEAGMINYLLSFVGIEPQLFLSDSSQALAVLAGLSIFKVAGSTMIYYFAGLQSIDRQLYEAARIDGASSFKIFWTITFPLLKPIHFFVAITTTIGSFQIFDSAYLLTGGGPNYATTTIVYYLYEQGFTSLNLSYAAVLSYVLFFIILVISLIQRKYLGQESNNY, encoded by the coding sequence CTGAGTAAAGCAGTAACTTCTAAAAAGAGTAAGTTGCCACTCGGAGAAAGAGTGAAGCGTGAATGGAACCGTAATGCTATCGTATATATCTTTCTAATCCCTGTTTTAGTTCACTTCATTATTTTTCAGATATATCCTTTTGCATTGAGCTTTTATTTAACGTTTATGGATTGGAAGGTAATTGGCGATCCGGAATTTGTAGGACTTAAACATTGGAAGTATTTCCTAACCGATACATTGGCTTGGAAAGCTATTTGGAATACGGTGAAATTTTCAGTTTATTATATCGTGCCAACAATGGCCTTAGGATTACTTTTAGCGTTAATTATTAATTCTGGTGTTAAATCAGCAGGATTCTTTAAAGGAATCTTTTTCTTACCAGTGGTCACTTCATTTGTAATCATAGCGGGGATCTGGGGCTGGTTATTTAGAGGTACAGAGGCTGGAATGATCAACTACTTACTTAGTTTTGTAGGCATCGAACCGCAATTATTTCTCTCTGATTCTAGCCAAGCCTTAGCGGTTTTAGCAGGTTTGAGTATATTTAAAGTTGCTGGAAGTACGATGATTTATTATTTTGCGGGACTGCAGTCAATTGATCGACAATTGTATGAGGCGGCACGGATTGATGGGGCTTCATCATTTAAAATATTTTGGACGATAACATTTCCGTTATTAAAACCCATTCACTTTTTTGTCGCGATTACAACAACGATCGGTTCTTTCCAAATATTCGATTCGGCCTATTTATTAACGGGTGGGGGTCCGAATTATGCTACGACAACCATAGTATATTATTTGTATGAACAAGGATTTACGAGTCTCAACTTAAGCTATGCTGCTGTACTTTCTTATGTATTATTTTTTATTATCCTAGTTATCTCGCTAATACAGCGAAAATACCTAGGACAGGAATCTAATAATTACTAA
- a CDS encoding FAD-dependent oxidoreductase, whose protein sequence is MKTVDKDVVIIGGGLGGCAAALSACANGLHVLLTEETDWIGGQVTSQGVPPDEHQWIEEFGSTRRYQTYRRKVREFYLRTMDVKITKTPFNPGNGLVSSICHDPRVSLHVLNEMLLPYVLTNQLTILLNTIVTKVNRNERTVTSVTYKNAVTGIEEMATAPYFIDATEAGDLLPLAGVGYVTGAEAKADTHEPHALEVADPNDIQAFTYVLGMEYRQGENHTIPEPKMYEFWKEFHPAIWPDNYLSFFAPHPITKEIREYTLFREETGFPLWDYRRCFDKEQFNAPVDAGDVSLMNWPQSDYFLGNIYDVSDVEKEKHLYQAKQLSLSLLYWLQTEAPRPNGEKGYPGLKLRKDLFVTEDGLAKAAYIREARRIKAEYTIVEQDVSADFNEGKTGKVYVDRIGIGSYSIDLHPSMSGRTYLDIKALPFHIPLGALIPKDTANLLAGSKNIGTTHITNGCYRLHPTEWNIGEACGALVAFCITNKTDPKTVRENNLIVKRFQDMLRADGFELEWPAEFYCE, encoded by the coding sequence ATGAAAACGGTGGATAAAGATGTTGTCATTATAGGTGGTGGACTTGGTGGTTGTGCAGCAGCGTTATCAGCATGTGCCAATGGCTTACACGTCTTATTAACTGAAGAAACCGATTGGATAGGTGGTCAAGTTACTTCACAAGGGGTTCCACCTGACGAACATCAGTGGATCGAAGAATTTGGTTCAACACGGAGGTACCAAACGTATCGAAGAAAGGTACGAGAATTTTATTTACGAACAATGGATGTAAAAATTACTAAAACACCATTTAATCCGGGGAATGGTTTGGTAAGTAGCATTTGTCATGATCCGAGAGTTAGTCTGCATGTATTGAATGAAATGCTCCTGCCATATGTCTTAACAAACCAACTTACGATTCTATTGAACACGATAGTTACCAAGGTTAATAGAAATGAAAGAACAGTAACTAGCGTAACTTATAAAAATGCAGTGACTGGTATAGAAGAAATGGCTACTGCACCCTATTTCATCGATGCTACAGAGGCTGGAGATCTATTACCATTAGCTGGTGTTGGCTATGTAACAGGTGCGGAAGCAAAAGCTGACACACATGAACCGCATGCATTAGAAGTCGCGGACCCGAATGATATTCAAGCTTTCACATATGTACTTGGAATGGAATACCGACAAGGAGAAAATCATACGATACCTGAGCCGAAGATGTACGAGTTTTGGAAAGAATTTCATCCAGCTATATGGCCTGATAACTATTTAAGCTTTTTTGCGCCACATCCGATTACGAAAGAGATAAGAGAATATACGCTGTTTCGCGAAGAGACAGGCTTTCCTCTCTGGGATTACCGACGTTGCTTTGATAAAGAACAGTTTAATGCACCGGTCGATGCTGGTGATGTCAGCCTAATGAATTGGCCACAAAGTGATTACTTCTTAGGTAATATTTACGATGTGTCCGACGTAGAAAAAGAGAAACATCTCTATCAAGCTAAACAGTTAAGTTTGTCGCTATTGTATTGGTTACAAACCGAAGCACCACGGCCTAATGGGGAAAAAGGATATCCAGGGTTGAAACTTCGTAAAGATCTATTTGTAACTGAAGATGGCTTAGCAAAAGCAGCCTATATAAGAGAAGCGAGACGGATCAAAGCAGAGTACACCATAGTAGAGCAGGATGTTTCAGCTGATTTTAATGAAGGAAAGACAGGGAAGGTATATGTTGACCGGATAGGGATTGGATCATATAGCATCGATTTACATCCAAGTATGTCAGGGAGAACCTATCTGGATATAAAAGCATTACCATTTCATATCCCATTAGGTGCGCTGATCCCGAAAGATACAGCTAATCTGTTAGCAGGCAGTAAAAATATTGGCACAACACATATAACAAACGGCTGCTATCGTCTTCATCCAACAGAGTGGAATATAGGTGAGGCATGCGGTGCCTTAGTGGCTTTTTGTATAACAAACAAAACTGATCCAAAAACAGTTCGAGAAAATAATCTGATAGTAAAAAGGTTTCAAGATATGTTAAGAGCAGACGGTTTTGAATTAGAGTGGCCTGCAGAATTTTATTGTGAGTAA
- a CDS encoding Gfo/Idh/MocA family protein, which translates to MEGTVCTLKIGIIGLDTTHVVAFTKLLNDPSERYHVQGGKIVVAFSGGSPDFELSMSRVEGFTRELRDNFEVKIVNSIEEVANESDAILVESVDGAVHHEQLRKLVAFKKPIFIDKPFSLSSKVAVEMIRLAADNQTPIMSTSALRYAESLTNVLKISDRGRVIGADCFGPMELQDKQQGFFWYGIHMIEMLFTILGEGSKSVTAITNNEHDVITGVWEDGRIGTVRGNRKGNSQFGAMIHFEQGSEYVDINLNQRPYYASLLEQIMDFFRDGISRVPLSETKEVIRFVEASNESSHYGKTIIM; encoded by the coding sequence GTGGAGGGCACCGTTTGTACTTTAAAGATCGGCATTATTGGGTTAGATACAACGCATGTAGTGGCTTTTACTAAGTTATTAAATGATCCGAGTGAAAGATACCATGTGCAAGGTGGAAAAATAGTTGTTGCTTTTTCCGGGGGATCACCTGATTTTGAGCTTAGCATGTCTCGAGTTGAAGGCTTTACAAGAGAGCTTAGGGATAATTTTGAAGTTAAAATTGTGAATTCTATTGAGGAAGTTGCCAATGAAAGTGATGCGATATTAGTAGAATCAGTCGATGGGGCAGTCCATCATGAGCAATTACGAAAGCTTGTTGCGTTTAAAAAACCTATATTCATCGATAAACCATTTAGTCTAAGTTCGAAAGTTGCAGTCGAAATGATTCGATTAGCTGCGGACAATCAGACTCCTATTATGAGTACATCCGCGCTTCGTTATGCAGAAAGTTTGACGAATGTCCTTAAAATTTCCGATAGGGGAAGAGTTATAGGTGCTGATTGCTTTGGTCCAATGGAGCTACAGGATAAACAACAAGGTTTCTTTTGGTATGGAATTCATATGATAGAAATGCTTTTCACTATTCTAGGTGAAGGATCAAAGTCAGTAACGGCCATAACGAACAATGAACATGACGTTATTACGGGCGTTTGGGAGGATGGGCGCATAGGAACGGTTAGAGGTAATCGAAAAGGAAACTCTCAGTTTGGTGCAATGATTCACTTTGAACAAGGTTCGGAATATGTCGATATAAATTTAAATCAAAGACCTTATTATGCTAGTTTATTGGAGCAGATTATGGATTTTTTTCGTGACGGAATTTCGAGGGTGCCTTTAAGTGAAACAAAAGAGGTTATCCGTTTCGTTGAGGCGTCTAACGAAAGTAGCCATTATGGAAAAACGATAATTATGTAA
- a CDS encoding dihydrodipicolinate synthase family protein — MLSPAVKKQLHEGTVIPAHPLALTENRQLDEAGQRALTRYYIDAGVGGVAVGVHTTQFEIRDPQFNLFEKVLTLAIEEMRKAQVPDSFIKIGGISGPIEQALEEAKFIKAIGYDLGLLSMGGLHNATEEDLLNRTEKIAEIIPVIGFYLQPAVGGRILSYDFWRRLADIPNVYGIKIAPFNRYQSLDVIRAVCHSKRNEEIAIYTGNDDNIVNDLLTIYRINVDGEKIEKQIVGGLLGHWSVWTKTTVAIFNEIKRVRAKGEIPNELLTLGQEITDANAAFFDPNNQFKGSIAGINEVLARQGLLKGRWCLLDKEQLSPNQLAEIDRVYVDYPHLHDDAFVKENLAKWFKE, encoded by the coding sequence ATGTTGAGTCCTGCAGTGAAAAAACAATTACACGAGGGAACTGTAATTCCAGCTCATCCTCTTGCTCTAACCGAAAATCGGCAACTTGATGAAGCGGGTCAACGTGCACTTACTCGCTATTATATTGATGCAGGTGTGGGGGGGGTTGCAGTTGGTGTCCATACAACCCAGTTTGAAATTCGTGATCCGCAGTTTAATTTATTTGAAAAAGTATTAACCCTTGCGATTGAAGAGATGAGAAAGGCACAAGTTCCTGATTCATTCATAAAAATTGGTGGAATAAGTGGCCCCATAGAACAGGCGTTAGAAGAGGCGAAATTTATAAAAGCGATCGGATATGACCTCGGGCTGTTAAGTATGGGGGGATTACACAATGCTACTGAGGAAGATCTACTTAATCGGACTGAAAAAATAGCGGAGATTATTCCAGTTATAGGATTTTACTTACAGCCGGCAGTAGGAGGGCGCATTCTTTCCTATGATTTTTGGAGAAGGCTTGCTGATATACCGAATGTTTATGGCATAAAGATAGCACCTTTTAATAGATATCAATCTCTTGACGTGATTCGGGCGGTTTGCCATTCAAAAAGAAATGAAGAAATCGCTATTTATACCGGCAATGATGACAATATTGTTAATGACTTGTTAACAATATATCGAATCAATGTGGACGGGGAAAAGATAGAAAAGCAAATAGTGGGTGGCCTACTTGGTCACTGGTCAGTCTGGACGAAAACAACAGTGGCTATTTTTAATGAAATAAAAAGGGTTCGAGCAAAAGGCGAGATTCCAAATGAATTACTAACATTAGGGCAAGAAATAACCGATGCAAACGCCGCTTTCTTCGACCCGAATAATCAATTTAAAGGGAGCATTGCAGGTATTAATGAAGTATTGGCGAGACAAGGACTTTTGAAAGGTCGTTGGTGTTTACTTGATAAAGAACAATTAAGCCCAAATCAACTAGCAGAAATAGATCGTGTGTATGTCGACTATCCGCATTTGCATGATGATGCATTTGTGAAAGAGAACTTAGCCAAATGGTTCAAAGAGTAA
- a CDS encoding NAD(P)-dependent oxidoreductase, translating into MKTLAELEDFMTKPSSELINDLRLVDGDILILGVGGKMGPTLAKMTKRAIDEAGLDKKVIGVSRFSTGSLKEELEDFGIETIAVDLLNDEQLQSLPNVKNIILMAGNKFGTAGNEHFTWAMNAYLPGRIAEKFKNSRIIAFSSGNIYPLTNVVGGNCSEETAANPIGEYAQSCLGRERVLTNFSRNNETPMLIFRLNYAIDMRYGVLVEIAQHVLEGKAIDLKMGSVNVIWQGDANEYAVRSLLQCNTPPKILNVTGPETISVRWLAEEFGARFEKKPLFVNEEQPTALLNNASKAHQLFGYPKVSLQQMIDMTADWLVNNGETYNKPTHFQERKGAF; encoded by the coding sequence ATGAAGACACTTGCAGAGCTTGAAGACTTTATGACAAAACCATCATCAGAACTAATCAATGATCTTAGATTAGTAGATGGTGATATCTTAATTTTAGGTGTTGGTGGAAAAATGGGACCGACATTAGCGAAGATGACGAAACGAGCAATTGATGAAGCTGGGTTAGATAAGAAGGTGATTGGGGTTTCTCGGTTTTCAACTGGCAGTTTAAAAGAAGAGTTAGAGGACTTTGGAATTGAAACAATTGCTGTTGATTTATTAAATGATGAGCAACTACAATCACTCCCTAATGTTAAAAACATTATTTTAATGGCAGGCAATAAATTTGGAACTGCCGGCAATGAACATTTTACATGGGCAATGAATGCTTATTTACCGGGTAGGATTGCAGAGAAATTTAAAAACTCCCGGATTATTGCATTTTCATCAGGTAATATTTATCCGTTAACGAATGTGGTGGGTGGTAATTGTTCTGAGGAGACAGCCGCTAATCCAATAGGGGAGTATGCACAATCATGTTTAGGAAGAGAGCGTGTCCTTACAAACTTTTCACGTAATAACGAAACTCCAATGCTCATATTCCGACTAAATTATGCAATTGACATGCGATACGGAGTGTTAGTCGAAATCGCTCAACATGTTTTAGAGGGTAAAGCCATTGATTTAAAAATGGGGAGTGTAAATGTAATTTGGCAAGGAGATGCAAACGAATACGCAGTAAGGTCATTACTACAATGTAATACACCTCCGAAAATATTGAATGTGACTGGACCAGAAACTATTTCAGTCCGTTGGTTGGCTGAAGAATTTGGGGCTAGATTTGAAAAGAAGCCTCTGTTTGTCAATGAAGAGCAGCCGACAGCATTATTAAATAATGCTTCCAAAGCGCATCAATTATTCGGCTATCCAAAAGTATCACTTCAACAAATGATTGATATGACAGCAGACTGGCTGGTGAATAACGGGGAAACGTATAATAAACCAACCCATTTCCAAGAGCGAAAAGGAGCTTTTTAA
- a CDS encoding Gfo/Idh/MocA family protein produces the protein MLKVGVIGGGSISEFHINPYMKNDEVELVALCDSNEQRLVKVGERYSVTELYSNYEELLRNSEIDAVSICTWNNTHAVIAIAALEAGKHVLVEKPLCMTVEQAEAVESAVKKSGKILQVGFVRRHGDNTKLLKQFIDQDELGEIYYAKASCLRRLGNPGGWFSDQSKSGGGPLIDLGVHMIDICWYLMGKPRPVSVSGNTYSKLGNRSHIQNLSFYQAADYDPALNDVEDLANALIRFDNGASLFVDVSFTLHAKEDELYVKLFGEKGGAEIEPELAMVTEKNNTILNITPQIDNLSFDFEKAFRNEINHFVDCCSKGKESIAPVADGVQVMKMLNAVYESAKTGKEVYV, from the coding sequence ATGTTGAAAGTTGGTGTTATTGGAGGGGGTTCTATTTCTGAGTTCCATATTAATCCGTATATGAAAAATGATGAAGTAGAGTTAGTTGCGTTATGTGATAGCAATGAACAGCGACTAGTCAAAGTTGGTGAACGCTATAGTGTAACTGAATTGTATAGCAACTATGAAGAGTTATTGCGAAATTCGGAAATCGATGCGGTTAGTATTTGTACGTGGAATAACACGCATGCAGTGATTGCAATTGCAGCATTGGAAGCAGGAAAGCATGTATTGGTTGAGAAGCCATTATGTATGACTGTCGAACAAGCAGAAGCTGTAGAATCGGCAGTTAAGAAATCAGGTAAAATACTACAGGTTGGTTTTGTCAGGCGTCATGGAGATAATACAAAGCTACTCAAGCAATTTATCGATCAAGATGAACTTGGTGAAATTTATTATGCAAAGGCTTCTTGTTTAAGAAGGCTTGGTAATCCTGGTGGCTGGTTTAGTGATCAGTCGAAATCAGGTGGGGGACCGCTTATTGATTTAGGTGTTCACATGATTGATATCTGTTGGTATCTGATGGGGAAACCACGACCTGTCTCGGTTAGTGGGAATACATATTCAAAGTTAGGCAATCGGAGCCATATACAAAACCTATCATTCTACCAAGCGGCTGACTATGATCCAGCCTTAAATGATGTGGAAGATTTGGCAAATGCGCTCATTCGGTTTGACAATGGTGCATCTTTGTTCGTAGATGTTAGCTTTACACTTCACGCCAAAGAGGATGAGTTATACGTTAAATTGTTTGGAGAAAAAGGTGGCGCAGAAATTGAACCGGAATTAGCAATGGTGACTGAGAAAAATAATACGATTTTAAATATTACACCACAAATTGATAATCTAAGCTTCGATTTTGAAAAAGCCTTTAGAAACGAAATCAATCATTTCGTTGACTGTTGTTCAAAAGGAAAAGAATCGATTGCACCTGTCGCTGATGGTGTGCAAGTTATGAAAATGTTGAATGCCGTCTATGAGTCAGCAAAAACGGGCAAAGAAGTTTATGTATAA
- a CDS encoding YesL family protein, with the protein MIGWEKFNRISYRMIELAYINLLWVFFTLVGLVAFGIFPATAAMFAVVRKLIRDEEKFKILPSFWALFRADFLKTNGFGLIFLVISYCFYFNFSFLQLNRGELQFLYPVLIFILISSIITLFFFFPVYVHFNLKFFQYLKQSFLIAITSPIEVITIGALAGSIYFVATLYPGIIPLFTGSVFAYVATLISFRSFARIEKKKGALT; encoded by the coding sequence TTGATTGGATGGGAGAAATTTAATAGAATTTCTTATAGAATGATTGAATTAGCGTATATTAATTTGCTTTGGGTTTTTTTCACATTAGTAGGGTTAGTTGCTTTTGGAATCTTTCCGGCTACAGCCGCTATGTTTGCAGTCGTCCGCAAATTAATTCGAGACGAAGAGAAATTCAAAATACTTCCTTCGTTCTGGGCTTTATTTCGGGCTGACTTTTTAAAGACAAATGGTTTTGGCCTTATTTTTCTAGTTATCAGCTACTGCTTTTATTTCAATTTCTCTTTCTTACAGTTGAATCGTGGTGAATTGCAATTTTTATACCCCGTATTAATTTTCATACTTATTTCAAGCATCATCACATTATTCTTTTTCTTCCCAGTCTACGTACATTTCAACTTAAAGTTCTTTCAATACCTCAAACAGTCTTTCTTAATCGCAATTACATCTCCGATTGAAGTCATCACGATTGGCGCTTTAGCTGGAAGTATCTACTTTGTTGCTACACTATATCCTGGGATTATCCCGTTATTTACTGGAAGCGTTTTTGCATATGTAGCTACACTAATAAGTTTCAGGTCATTTGCGCGGATAGAGAAGAAAAAAGGAGCACTAACATAA
- a CDS encoding zinc-binding alcohol dehydrogenase, translating to MKSIVARSQKVHIIERTKPMIKPSYLLIKTLHSVISPGTELSLIGISEEREITLGYSAVGVVMECGEGVDDYQKGDIVACYGAPYVGHSDCLLVPTTLCAKVPSGVEPEEAALAGIGAIAIHALRIAKLEFGETVVIVGLGLLGQMIAKIANAAAYNVVAFDIQAERAAMLHEETSIRSFSTIPEMESEIENCTRKYGADAVLLCAGGKRSSLTNQSLEWVRQQGKVVIVGDIEPDFPRNLLFAKEAQILISRAGGPGRYDEAYEKQAIDYPYGYVRWTEGRNVAEYLRLVKDKRINVQPFLTDQVGFKDAPAAYEELINKKSMSLTKIINYIV from the coding sequence ATGAAGTCAATTGTTGCAAGAAGTCAAAAAGTCCATATTATCGAGCGCACGAAACCCATGATTAAACCTTCCTATCTATTAATTAAAACACTGCACTCGGTCATTTCACCTGGGACTGAACTAAGCTTGATTGGAATTAGTGAGGAGAGAGAAATCACATTAGGCTACAGTGCGGTTGGGGTTGTTATGGAATGTGGTGAGGGTGTAGATGACTATCAAAAAGGGGATATTGTTGCCTGTTATGGGGCTCCCTATGTAGGTCATTCTGACTGTCTACTAGTTCCAACCACATTATGTGCGAAGGTCCCGTCTGGCGTAGAGCCGGAGGAAGCGGCTTTAGCAGGAATTGGCGCGATTGCGATTCACGCACTTAGGATTGCAAAACTCGAATTCGGGGAAACGGTTGTTATTGTTGGCTTAGGATTACTTGGTCAAATGATTGCTAAAATAGCCAATGCCGCTGCATATAATGTGGTTGCCTTCGATATTCAAGCAGAACGGGCAGCAATGCTTCATGAAGAAACCAGTATTCGTTCTTTTTCTACTATCCCGGAGATGGAAAGTGAAATAGAGAATTGCACGAGAAAATATGGTGCAGATGCGGTTCTTTTATGTGCAGGCGGTAAACGTTCATCACTGACAAATCAGAGTTTAGAGTGGGTTCGACAACAAGGTAAAGTTGTAATTGTAGGTGATATAGAACCAGACTTCCCTCGAAATCTACTGTTTGCGAAGGAAGCACAAATTCTTATTTCACGTGCTGGTGGACCAGGGCGATATGACGAAGCGTATGAAAAACAGGCAATCGACTATCCATATGGCTATGTACGCTGGACAGAGGGAAGAAATGTAGCAGAGTACCTACGTTTAGTAAAAGACAAACGAATTAATGTCCAACCATTTCTAACGGATCAAGTTGGTTTTAAGGATGCGCCAGCTGCTTATGAAGAGTTGATTAATAAAAAGTCAATGTCATTGACGAAAATTATTAACTATATAGTTTGA
- a CDS encoding carbohydrate ABC transporter permease: MKKVISYIALIVLGFCFLLPFLIMILGSFKDVQYAQLDPLFWIPDHPTMKNYLYIMRDGIFVRWIFNSVIITVIPVASQMIFCAVLGYIFAKKQFPGREIVFWIFMAVIMIPQQLLIIPKFIMFSDFGWINTYWALIIPELWGIMGVFLVRQFLQNIPNDLEEAAYIDGANDIQIFFKVILPLSIPVVATVGTFSFISNWNDLFQPLIYLTQEKMFPVTLGLASMLGKEGNFGIEMAGSTVSFIPTFLIFLFFQRYFTEGIQMSGLK, from the coding sequence CTGAAAAAAGTGATCTCATATATAGCATTAATTGTTTTGGGATTTTGTTTCCTATTGCCCTTTCTTATTATGATTTTAGGATCTTTTAAGGATGTTCAATATGCACAATTAGATCCGCTATTTTGGATTCCAGATCATCCTACAATGAAAAACTATTTATATATAATGAGAGACGGAATATTCGTCAGATGGATTTTCAACTCGGTTATTATTACTGTCATTCCGGTAGCGAGTCAGATGATATTTTGTGCGGTTTTAGGTTACATTTTTGCAAAGAAACAATTCCCAGGGCGAGAAATCGTATTTTGGATTTTCATGGCGGTTATCATGATTCCACAACAGCTATTAATTATCCCTAAGTTCATTATGTTTTCCGATTTCGGTTGGATAAACACATATTGGGCGTTGATCATCCCAGAGTTATGGGGGATTATGGGTGTGTTTTTAGTAAGGCAATTTCTGCAAAATATACCGAATGATTTGGAGGAAGCTGCATATATTGATGGTGCAAATGATATACAAATATTTTTTAAAGTCATTTTACCACTTTCGATACCGGTTGTTGCAACAGTGGGAACATTTTCATTTATATCAAACTGGAATGATCTATTCCAACCGCTAATTTACTTAACGCAGGAGAAAATGTTCCCAGTAACGCTCGGTTTAGCTTCAATGCTTGGGAAAGAAGGGAACTTTGGCATCGAAATGGCTGGTTCGACAGTTTCATTTATACCGACTTTCCTAATATTCTTGTTCTTCCAGCGTTACTTTACGGAAGGAATTCAAATGTCAGGATTGAAATAA